A section of the Anaerolineales bacterium genome encodes:
- a CDS encoding arylsulfatase, whose protein sequence is MPNGKPNILVIWGDDIGITNLSCYSDGLMGYRTPNIDRIADQGMRFTDSYGQQSCTAGRAAFITGQNPYRTGLTKVGMPGVDIGLQAEDATIAELLKPLGYATGQFGKNHFGDLNKYLPTAHGFDEFLGNLYHLNAEEEPENVDYPPEEDFPNFKKIFGPRGVIHSWATDFDDPTEQPRWGRVGKQKIVDTGPLTKKRMQTCDTEFVAAAQDFIQRAHTNDQPFFVWLNTTWMHFRVHPPDEILGQAGRWQSFYHDAMVEHDKHVGQMLDLLDELGIAEDTIVVYSTDNGPHMNTWPDGAMTPFRNEKNSNWEGAFRVPELIRWPGKIKAGTVSNEIISHTDWLPTLVAAAGDPDIAEKLKKGYQVGEKYFKLYIDGENFLPYFTGKMDKGPRPGIIYFSDDGDLVALRYDNWKVVFAEQRVQGTVLIWAEPFVFLRFPKIFNLRTDPFERADITSNTYWDWMIDHAYIMYAAQFLVRQFLDTFKEYPARMKPASFSIDQALNRLEQAMHSN, encoded by the coding sequence ATGCCAAACGGAAAACCTAATATTCTAGTCATATGGGGTGATGATATCGGGATCACCAACCTGAGCTGTTACAGCGATGGTCTGATGGGTTACCGCACTCCAAATATCGACCGAATTGCCGATCAGGGCATGCGCTTCACCGACTCCTATGGGCAGCAAAGCTGCACTGCTGGGCGAGCAGCTTTTATTACTGGGCAAAACCCCTACCGTACCGGGCTTACCAAAGTGGGCATGCCGGGTGTGGACATCGGTCTGCAGGCCGAAGACGCCACGATCGCAGAGCTGCTCAAACCGTTAGGATATGCCACTGGCCAGTTCGGTAAGAACCATTTTGGCGATCTGAACAAGTACCTGCCCACTGCGCATGGATTCGACGAGTTCTTAGGAAATTTATATCACTTGAACGCTGAAGAAGAGCCTGAAAACGTGGATTATCCGCCTGAAGAGGATTTTCCTAACTTCAAAAAAATCTTTGGTCCACGTGGCGTGATTCATTCCTGGGCAACCGATTTTGATGATCCCACCGAGCAGCCGCGCTGGGGTCGCGTGGGCAAGCAAAAGATTGTTGATACTGGTCCGTTAACCAAAAAACGTATGCAGACTTGCGACACGGAGTTCGTCGCTGCCGCCCAGGACTTTATCCAGCGCGCTCATACCAACGACCAGCCGTTCTTCGTCTGGCTCAACACCACCTGGATGCACTTCCGCGTCCATCCACCCGATGAGATCCTCGGGCAGGCGGGTCGCTGGCAGTCTTTCTACCATGATGCCATGGTCGAGCACGATAAGCATGTCGGTCAGATGCTGGATCTCCTGGACGAGCTGGGAATTGCTGAAGATACGATTGTGGTGTATTCCACCGACAATGGCCCGCACATGAACACCTGGCCAGATGGAGCCATGACTCCCTTCCGCAACGAGAAGAACTCAAACTGGGAAGGCGCCTTCCGCGTGCCTGAGCTGATCCGCTGGCCGGGAAAGATCAAAGCCGGTACAGTTTCCAATGAGATTATCAGCCATACCGACTGGCTGCCGACGCTTGTGGCTGCAGCAGGTGATCCGGACATCGCTGAAAAGCTGAAGAAAGGGTATCAGGTTGGCGAGAAATATTTCAAACTATACATTGATGGTGAAAATTTCCTGCCTTACTTTACGGGTAAGATGGACAAAGGTCCGCGACCAGGCATCATCTATTTCTCAGATGATGGCGACCTGGTGGCGTTACGCTACGATAATTGGAAGGTCGTTTTCGCAGAACAGCGTGTCCAGGGTACAGTGCTCATCTGGGCAGAGCCATTTGTGTTTTTACGCTTCCCCAAGATCTTTAACCTACGTACCGATCCCTTCGAACGAGCTGACATCACCTCGAATACCTATTGGGACTGGATGATCGACCATGCCTATATTATGTACGCAGCCCAGTTCCTTGTCAGGCAGTTCCTGGACACCTTTAAAGAGTACCCAGCGCGCATGAAGCCCGCCAGCTTCAGCATAGATCAAGCTTTAAACAGGCTTGAGCAGGCGATGCACAGTAACTAG